In the genome of Deinococcus betulae, one region contains:
- a CDS encoding helix-hairpin-helix domain-containing protein, which translates to MTQTAIPDALRRVRVTEDATLDQAAQITVDPTGGGDYADLVLNPDLAGPEARHGYEVRAAIAAALEPLRRYNRGIRRRYGTYDVEQTAFEAAMEKASTELEQLVHLTPVQPTLPELVTPEPTRATLETQLADDFPEVEALRAGGYRSLEAVRDATDEALRALPGIGVKRLEAIRDAAKPAG; encoded by the coding sequence ATGACCCAGACCGCCATTCCTGATGCCCTGAGGCGCGTGCGCGTCACTGAGGACGCCACCCTCGACCAGGCCGCCCAAATCACCGTGGACCCCACCGGAGGCGGCGATTACGCCGACCTCGTGCTCAATCCGGACCTGGCCGGTCCCGAGGCCCGCCACGGCTACGAGGTACGGGCTGCCATTGCCGCCGCCCTGGAGCCCCTGCGCCGCTACAACCGGGGCATCCGCCGCCGCTACGGCACTTACGACGTGGAGCAGACCGCGTTTGAGGCCGCCATGGAGAAAGCCAGCACAGAACTGGAGCAGCTCGTCCACCTGACCCCCGTACAGCCGACCCTGCCGGAACTGGTCACGCCCGAGCCGACCCGCGCGACGCTCGAAACCCAATTGGCCGACGACTTCCCGGAGGTCGAGGCGCTGCGGGCGGGCGGATACCGCAGCCTGGAGGCGGTGCGCGACGCGACGGACGAGGCCCTGCGCGCCTTGCCCGGCATTGGCGTGAAGCGCCTGGAAGCCATCCGGGACGCGGCCAAGCCCGCAGGCTGA
- a CDS encoding phage major capsid protein → MTKIKTLKNLELGLYQDAAREGMTLSQLLNEMSRKGDIDESLVRPDARNSAGEPVDAFKQLLAAAGIRTKGEFAQTGDAFVSDPNNRVLFPEFVVREYRDAERDAVNVLQASDLVSTRVGINGNAYRTGVIAAGQEKELEFGRVSELGEMPVYTITLADKAVNGQKYGGVLRLSYEAVRRARIPVLTRYIGKVSRAQGRRKAKTALNTALNGDGNSNPAPASTAATGTTFTLQDIIALQMDGLVQGVQFGIITADAADLAAILNLDIFTGVAATAAGADFRDTGKWPNILGMQPKMAMADSALQGSKKILGIDQANGLEEFYEEGSEIVESEKLITSQFENIAISEVVGWAKPDTQAFRTKAHA, encoded by the coding sequence ATGACGAAGATCAAGACCCTGAAGAACCTGGAACTCGGCCTGTACCAGGATGCCGCCCGTGAAGGCATGACCCTGAGCCAATTGCTCAACGAAATGAGCCGCAAGGGCGACATTGACGAGTCGCTGGTGCGCCCTGATGCCCGCAACAGTGCGGGGGAGCCGGTGGACGCCTTCAAGCAGTTGCTGGCCGCCGCCGGGATTCGCACGAAAGGCGAATTCGCCCAGACGGGGGATGCCTTCGTGAGCGATCCCAACAACCGGGTGCTGTTCCCCGAGTTCGTGGTGCGCGAGTACCGTGACGCGGAGCGCGACGCCGTCAACGTGCTGCAGGCCAGTGACCTGGTCAGCACCCGTGTGGGCATCAACGGGAACGCCTACCGCACTGGTGTGATTGCCGCCGGCCAGGAGAAAGAACTGGAGTTCGGCCGCGTCTCGGAACTGGGCGAGATGCCTGTGTACACCATCACGCTGGCTGACAAGGCGGTGAACGGCCAGAAGTACGGGGGTGTGCTGCGTCTGAGCTACGAGGCCGTGCGCCGGGCCCGCATTCCGGTGCTGACCCGCTACATCGGCAAGGTCAGCCGTGCCCAGGGCCGCCGCAAGGCCAAGACCGCGCTGAATACGGCGCTGAACGGCGACGGCAACAGCAACCCTGCGCCGGCCAGCACAGCAGCGACGGGGACCACCTTTACCTTGCAGGACATCATTGCCCTGCAGATGGACGGCTTGGTGCAGGGCGTCCAGTTCGGCATCATCACGGCGGACGCGGCCGACCTGGCGGCGATCCTGAACCTCGACATCTTCACGGGGGTGGCGGCCACGGCCGCTGGCGCGGACTTCCGGGATACCGGCAAGTGGCCGAACATCCTGGGCATGCAGCCCAAGATGGCCATGGCGGACAGCGCTCTGCAGGGCAGCAAGAAGATCCTGGGAATCGACCAGGCGAACGGCCTCGAGGAGTTCTACGAGGAAGGCAGCGAGATCGTGGAGAGCGAGAAGCTCATCACCTCGCAGTTCGAGAACATCGCCATCAGCGAGGTCGTGGGCTGGGCCAAGCCTGACACCCAGGCCTTCCGCACCAAGGCCCACGCCTGA
- a CDS encoding DUF4177 domain-containing protein produces MRRLLLVGALALSGYANAAPWEYATYLTLGSIAQAWSTPAGSVSGKDIDAILDALKCPQRGVTGLLNCVGADGWELVQVVTGDGGSTTNYIFKRPKP; encoded by the coding sequence ATGCGACGCCTGTTGCTGGTCGGGGCCCTTGCGCTGAGCGGATACGCCAACGCCGCCCCCTGGGAATACGCCACCTATCTCACTCTGGGCAGCATCGCCCAGGCCTGGAGCACGCCCGCCGGCTCTGTGTCCGGCAAGGACATTGACGCCATCCTCGACGCCCTGAAGTGCCCGCAGCGCGGCGTGACCGGCCTGCTGAACTGCGTGGGCGCAGACGGCTGGGAACTCGTGCAGGTCGTGACCGGCGACGGGGGCAGCACCACCAACTACATTTTTAAGCGTCCCAAACCCTAA